Proteins co-encoded in one Setaria viridis chromosome 9, Setaria_viridis_v4.0, whole genome shotgun sequence genomic window:
- the LOC117838298 gene encoding uncharacterized protein, producing MSVLYRKDLVKLDGSDPMLLYGYGSYEICIDPSFRGSRLSLVDRGFIYVIAHIRGGGEMGRKWYEDGKLLKKKNTFTDFIDCAEHLIKNKYCSKEKLCINGRSAGGLLMGAVLNMRPDLFKAAVAGVPFVDVVTTMLDPTMPLEQLNGSCAIERSRGAGHGLNGP from the exons ATGTCCGTTCTGTACAGAAAAGATCTTGTGAAGCTTGATGGCTCAGACCCAATGCTGCTATATGGCTATGGCTCCTACGAG ATTTGCATTGACCCGAGTTTCAGAGGATCCAGATTATCTCTGGTAGATAGGGGTTTTATATATGTGATAGCTCATATTCGTGGTGGTGGTGAAATGGGCCGGAAGTGGTATGAGGATGGGAAGcttttgaagaagaagaatactTTTACTGATTTCATTGATTGTGCCGAGCACTTGATAAAAAACAAATACTGTTCCAAGGAAAAGCTTTGCATCAATGGAAGAAGTGCAGGTGGCCTACTGATGGGTGCTGTCCTAAATATGAGGCCTGACTTATTCAAGGCTGCTGTTgccggagtcccttttgttgaTGTTGTCACAACTATGCTTGATCCAACTATGCCACTGGAACAGCTGAATGGGAG CTGTGCAATTGAGAGGAGCAGAGGTGCAGGACATGGCTTGAATGGCCCGTGA
- the LOC117838297 gene encoding leucine aminopeptidase: MAPVDPHSYTDGAHPVVSHAALAFYLDFAASTIHASALLTLSAPHSGDLLLDTRALAVHSVSTAADPPEPIPFSLAASPDPVLGSALTLTLPPDTTSFRLTFSTSPDASALQWLAPPQTASGQPFVFSQCQSIHARSIFPSHDTPAARITFSLLLNVPSQLSAVAAARHVGRRDPLPSDHRGACDDELWCASGRIVEEFQMEQSVPPYLFAFAAGGIGFRDLGPRTRVYAEGGDKVLDEAAREFAGVEEMVKVGESLFGPYEWERFDLLVLPPSFPYGGMENPRMVFLTPTVIKGDAAGAQVVAHELAHSWTGNLITNKTNEDFWLNEGFTTYAERRIVEVVQGEERAALNMGIGWRGLNRMMERFKDNMEFTKLKPKMAGIDPDDVYSEVPYEKGFQFLWRIERQIGRPAFDEFLKKYIATFKFKSIDTETFLEFLKTNVPGIENQIDLQLWVEGTGIPPDAMEPDSATYKKICDLAAEFKSGKLPSEDEVADWSGQEWELYLENLPTDVEASQVTALDERYKLSESRDYEVKVAFLQLAIPTGCKCYFNEVEKCLKQVGRMKYLRPLYSSLAKCSGEEKMLAQRIFSEAQEFYHPIARSVAESILSKHS, encoded by the exons ATGGCGCCCGTCGATCCCCACTCCTACACCGACGGCGCGCACCCGGTGGTGTCGCACGCCGCGCTCGCCTTCTACCTCGActtcgccgcctccaccatCCACGCCTCCGCGCTGCTCACCCTCTCCGCGCCACACtccggcgacctcctcctcgacacccgcgccctcgccgtccactccgtctccaccgccgccgacccgccGGAGCCCATCCCCTTCTCCCTCGCCGCGAGCCCCGACCCCGTCCTCGGCTCGGCGCTGACCCTCACCCTGCCCCCCGACACCACCTCCTTCCGGCTCACCTTCTCCACCTCCCCCGACGCCTCCGCGCTGCAGTGGCTGGCCCCGCCGCAGACCGCCTCCGGGCAGCCCTTCGTCTTCTCGCAGTGCCAGTCCATCCACGCCCGCTCCATCTTCCCCAGCCACGACACCCCCGCCGCGCGCATCACCTTCTCGCTCCTCCTCAACGTCCCCTCGCAGCTCtccgctgtcgccgccgcgcgccacgtCGGCCGCCGGGACCCGCTGCCTTCCGACCACCGCGGCGCCTGCGACGACGAGCTGTGGTGCGCGTCCGGCCGCATCGTCGAGGAGTTCCAGATGGAGCAGTCCGTGCCGCCCTACCTCTTCGCGTTCGCCGCCGGTGGGATCGGGTTCAGGGACCTCGGCCCGAGGACGCGGGTGTACGCCGAGGGAGGGGACAAGGTGCTGGACGAGGCGGCGAGGGAGTTCGCCGGGGTGGAGGAGATGGTCAAGGTCGGGGAATCGCTGTTTGGGCCGTATGAATGGGAGAGGTTCGATCTGCTCGTACTGCCTCCGAGCTTCCCTTATGGAGGCATGGAGAACCCCAGGATGGTGTTCCTCACTCCGACGGTAATCAAGGGGGATGCTGCAGGGGCTCAGGTTGTGGCGCATGAGCTCGCGCATAGCTGGACTGGCAATCTGATTACTAACAAGACCAATGAAGATTTCTGGCTAAATGAG GGATTCACAACATATGCTGAGAGGAGGATTGTTGAGGTGGTGCAAGGGGAGGAGCGGGCAGCCTTAAACATGGGAATTGGATGGAGGGGGTTGAACAGAATGATGGAGAGGTTTAAGGATAACATGGAGTTCACCAAATTGAAGCCGAAGATGGCAGGGATTGACCCTGATGATGTGTACTCTGAAGTGCCCTACGAGAAAGGCTTCCAGTTTCTTTGGCGCATTGAGCGCCAG ATTGGCCGTCCTGCTTTTGATGAGTTCTTAAAGAAGTACATTGCCACGttcaagttcaaatccatagaCACTGAGACGTTTCTTGAATTCCTGAAAACGAATGTACCTGGGATAGAAAACCAAATTGACCTTCAACTGTGGGTTGAGGGGACTGGTATTCCTCCTGATGCCATGGAACCAGATTCAGCTACTTACAAGAAGATCTGTGACTTAGCTGCAGAATTCAAGTCAGGTAAGCTTCCAAGTGAAGATGAGGTGGCAGACTGGAGTGGGCAAGAATGGGAGCTTTACTTGGAAAATCTACCCACAGATGTTGAAGCCTCACAG GTTACTGCTCTTGATGAGCGGTACAAGCTATCTGAAAGCCGTGACTACGAGGTCAAGGTCGCGTTCCTCCAGCTGGCAATTCCCACCGGGTGCAAGTGCTACTTCAACGAGGTCGAGAAATGCTTGAAGCAGGTGGGAAGGATGAAGTACCTCCGCCCGCTCTACAGCTCACTGGCCAAGTGCTCTGGCGAGGAGAAGATGCTGGCCCAGAGGATCTTCTCAGAGGCTCAAGAATTTTACCACCCAATAGCTCGCAGTGTTGCGGAGTCCATTTTGTCGAAGCATAGCTAA
- the LOC117835864 gene encoding uncharacterized protein, giving the protein MGGGKDNHDPSGADKGFHGGYPGGYGQYPAGYPTPPSAYPHGQGYPVPPGGYPPQGGYPQSGGYPPSHGAYPPGAYPPSGYPHQPGYPSHGPPMSGHGAMYGGGHGAGGSAGYGAVIAGGAAAAAAAYGAHKISHGHGGGYGMHGHHGKFKHGKFKHGKFGKHKKMYGKHKKMFGRKWK; this is encoded by the exons ATGGGGGGCGGGAAGGACAACCATGATCCCTCAGGCGCGGACAAGGGATTCCATGGAGGGTACCCAGGTGGATACGGCCAATACCCTGCCGGTTACCCTACTCCACCAAGTGCATATCCTCATGGACAAGGGTATCCGGTCCCACCTGGTGGGTACCCGCCTCAAG GTGGCTACCCTCAATCTGGTGGATACCCGCCATCGCATGGTGCTTACCCGCCGGGTGCATATCCTCCAAGTGGATATCCCCATCAACCCGGCTATCCTAGTCATGGTCCACCAATGTCTG GTCACGGTGCTATGTACGGAGGAGGCCACGGCGCAGGGGGCTCTGCAGGCTACGGCGCGGTGATCGCCGGAGGTGccgcggctgcagctgcagcgtACGGAGCTCACAAGATATCCCACGGCCACGGAGGCGGCTACGGGATGCACGGCCACCACGGCAAGTTCAAACATGGCAAGTTCAAGCACGGCAAGTTTGGCAAGCACAAGAAAATGTACGGTAAGCACAAGAAGATGTTCGGGCGCAAGTGGAAGTGA